From one Mytilus trossulus isolate FHL-02 chromosome 10, PNRI_Mtr1.1.1.hap1, whole genome shotgun sequence genomic stretch:
- the LOC134688443 gene encoding uncharacterized protein LOC134688443, whose protein sequence is MKSIIYSIVLLLSIYSTQGRSYGYHKKTKKAPVVLPSIKIPHCNVGCTRQFISLECRQETFGFENGVRCKGCDIDICRGRGDNFNRWQDNERRENNGRWRKKDQGIDVGFIDNIQNDILNQGQGLDQGDRSRSRFDTRINRQSRNEWN, encoded by the exons ATGAAGTCTATTATCTATTCTATCGTTCTCTTACTTTCAATTTATTCTACTCAAG GTCGCAGCTATGGCTACCACAAGAAGACGAAAAAGGCACCAGTTGTGTTACCCAGCATCAAAATTCCACACTGTAACGTCGGATGTACAAGACAGTTTATATCTCTAGAATGTAGACAGGAAACATTCGGATTTGAGAATGGCGTGAGATGTAAGGGATGCGACATTGATATTTGCAGAGGCAGGGGAGATAATTTCAACAGATGGCAGGACAATGAAAGAAGAGAAAATAATGGTCGCTGGAGAAAAAAGGATCAAGGAATCGATGTTGGATTCATTGATAACattcaaaatgacattttaaatcaAGGACAAGGGCTAGATCAAGGTGATAGGTCAAGAAGTAGATTCGATACTAGAATAAATAGACAATCCAGAAATGAATGGAATTGA